In a single window of the Sander lucioperca isolate FBNREF2018 chromosome 19, SLUC_FBN_1.2, whole genome shotgun sequence genome:
- the si:ch211-203k16.3 gene encoding angiopoietin-related protein 7, translating into MSLLSLTNPPGWRVCSALCILIVLLPEAQADDLNTTTQRNGGGSQCGEYTNQVMRDGMCRLVATLPQLDEQKCPDMFRCTDEVSYWLHENEERKQQIVALKETISELQEELRNHRHRIRVLELQSEGKNHLNNSLEQRFHELEHHYAEATTLLHLQGTLILDLQNQLHNVTLLVDKVKRSPGCSVNIVRPSPLMSAQEALHPEIQHVRNCPIDCASIHYNGVRRSGLYTVVPSMAGMPVEVYCDMDTDGGGWTVIQRRADGSLSFDRNWRDYRDGFGDLHSEFWLGNNHIHDLSTQGDYSLRIDLEDWSNNHKHALYQSFSVEDEEHQYRLHVSGFSGTVQDSFSWYHDKQGFSTPDSGNICAEISHGGWWYNQCFYANLNGVYYRGGHYTPKGQGPLGPDGIVWYSWRDSDYYSLRKVSMMIRPRSFRTRVSP; encoded by the exons ATGTCTCTCCTGTCTTTAACCAACCCTCCCGGCTGGAGAGTGTGCTctgctctctgtatcctcaTCGTGTTGCTCCCAGAGGCCCAAGCAGACGACCTGAACACTACCACTCAGCGCAATGGCGGGGGATCCCAGTGCGGGGAGTACACTAACCAG GTGATGAGGGATGGGATGTGTCGGCTGGTGGCCACACTGCCTCAGCTGGACGAGCAGAAATGTCCGGATATGTTTCGCTGCACGGACGAGGTTTCCTACTGGCTGCATGAGAACGAGGAGAGGAAGCAGCAGATCGTGGCGCTGAAGGAGACCATCTCTGAGCTTCAGGAGGAGCTGAGGAACCACCGGCACCGCATCAGAGTCCTCGAGCTGCAG AGTGAAGGGAAGAACCACTTGAATAACTCCTTGGAGCAGCGTTTTCACGAGTTGGAGCATCACTATGCTGAAGCCACCACCCTGCTGCACCTACAGGGCACTCTGATCCTAGACCTCCAG AACCAACTCCATAATGTGACACTTTTGGtggataaagtaaaaagaagcCCCGGCTGCTCGGTCAACATCGTCCGTCCTAGCCCGCTGATGAGTGCTCAAGAAGCTTTGCACCCAG AGATTCAGCATGTGAGGAACTGTCCCATAGACTGTGCTTCCATCCACTACAATGGAGTGAGGAGATCAGGTCTCTACACAGTGGTGCCATCAATGGCCGGCATGCCTGTGGAGGTCTACTGTGATATGGACACAGATG GTGGTGGCTGGACTGTGATTCAGCGGCGTGCTGACGGCTCATTGAGCTTTGACCGCAACTGGAGGGACTACAGGGACGGTTTTGGTGACCTGCACTCAGAGTTCTGGCTGGGCAATAACCACATACATGACCTGAGCACCCAGGGAGACTACAGCCTCCGCATCGACCTGGAGGACTGgagcaacaaccacaaacatgCCCTCTACCAGAGCTTCAG tgtgGAAGATGAGGAGCATCAGTACCGGCTCCATGTGTCAGGCTTCAGTGGGACAGTGCAGGACTCTTTCAGCTGGTACCACGACAAGCAGGGCTTCAGCACGCCAGACAGTGGCAACATCTGTGCTGAGATCTCCCACGGCGGTTGGTGGTACAACCAGTGCTTCTACGCCAATCTTAATGGCGTCTACTACAGG GGAGGCCATTACACCCCTAAAGGCCAGGGGCCGCTGGGTCCTGATGGGATCGTTTGGTACTCCTGGAGAGACTCTGACTATTACTCCCTACGCAAAGTCAGCATGATGATCCGACCACGCTCTTTCCGAACTCGGGTGTCACCATGA